From the genome of Argentina anserina chromosome 4, drPotAnse1.1, whole genome shotgun sequence, one region includes:
- the LOC126791266 gene encoding early light-induced protein 2, chloroplastic-like: MAASASMQSIFLANSIAYGAAKRSSVRGNQLVPTLHRYPNMRVRSMAEGDLPEEKPSAISEPSKIPPAAPTPTPFPPPSRTPKVSTKFGDVFAFSGPAPERINGRLAMVGFVSALAVELLKGQDVFSQISDGGVSVFLGTSILLSVASVIPLFQGVSVESKSKGLMTSDAELWNGRLAMLGLVALAFTEYVKGGTLI, encoded by the exons ATGGCTGCTTCAGCTTCCATGCAATCGATATTCCTAGCAAACTCCATCGCTTATGGAGCTGCCAAAAGGAGCTCAGTCAGAGGAAACCAACTTGTACCAACTCTTCACAGGTACCCTAATATGAGGGTGCGCTCCATGGCTGAG GGTGATCTTCCTGAGGAGAAGCCATCTGCAATTTCAGAACCATCAAAGATCCCACCAGCAGCACCAACACCTACACCTTTCCCACCACCATCCAGGACTCCCAAAGTTAGCACCAAGTTCGGGGATGTTTTCGCCTTCAGTGGTCCAGCACCGGAAAGAATCAACGGCAGACTCGCAATGGTTGGCTTTGTTTCAGCTCTTGCAGTTGAATTGTTAAAGGGTCAGGATGTGTTTTCTCAGATCTCCGATGGTGGAGTTTCAGTGTTTCTTGGCACTAGCATTTTGCTATCCGTTGCATCCGTGATTCCTCTATTTCAAGGAGTCAGTGTGGAGTCGAAATCAAAGGGGCTCATGACCTCAGATGCTGAGTTGTGGAATGGAAGATTGGCCATGTTGGGTTTGGTGGCTTTGGCTTTCACTGAGTATGTCAAGGGTGGAACCCTAATTTGA
- the LOC126791267 gene encoding early light-induced protein 1, chloroplastic-like — MAASASMQSLFLANSVAYGSAKRSSVRVNQLVPTLHRYPNMRVRSMAEGDLPEEKPSTISEPSKIPPAAPSPTPFPPPPRTPKVSTKFGDVFAFSGPAPERINGRLAMVGFVSTLAVELLKGQDVFSQISDGGVSVFLGTSILLSVASVIPLFQGVSVESKSKGLMTSDAELWNGRLAMLGLVALAVTEYVKGGTLI; from the exons ATGGCTGCTTCAGCTTCCATGCAATCGCTATTCCTAGCCAACTCCGTCGCTTATGGATCTGCAAAAAGGAGCTCAGTCAGAGTAAACCAACTTGTACCAACTCTTCACAGGTACCCTAACATGAGGGTGCGCTCCATGGCTGAG GGTGATCTACCTGAGGAGAAGCCATCTACAATTTCAGAACCATCAAAGATCCCACCAGCAGCACCATCACCTACACCTTTCCCACCACCACCCAGGACTCCCAAGGTTAGCACCAAATTCGGGGACGTTTTCGCCTTCAGCGGTCCAGCACCGGAAAGAATCAACGGCAGACTCGCAATGGTTGGTTTTGTTTCCACTCTTGCAGTTGAACTGTTAAAGGGCCAGGATGTGTTTTCTCAGATCTCCGACGGTGGAGTCTCAGTGTTCCTTGGCACTAGCATTTTGCTATCCGTTGCATCGGTGATTCCTCTATTTCAAGGAGTCAGTGTGGAGTCGAAATCAAAGGGGCTCATGACCTCAGATGCTGAGTTGTGGAATGGAAGATTGGCCATGCTGGGTTTGGTAGCTTTGGCCGTCACCGAGTATGTCAAGGGTGGAACCCTTATTTAA
- the LOC126791259 gene encoding uncharacterized protein LOC126791259, with amino-acid sequence MGAVPSTPRWGSSSAARPLETAEYLIGTFVGDESFPVSSDYWQKLLDLPLSLQWPPDRVQQACEALAQNNYKTRHLAKLLIHLAWCLQEAISTSGGPSFVYGKAVNAVYISSVFLKYLIENPKSDKLEELYLSLDESEAMPTDITRGLNIGDFIMCSVFTFIGSIDVSPDTYLLHLELLNFMLIAMSTQLLSGPSPTPEDVNPFLDVAMSQESSLVILVVRRLLLNYINGPSIPLNSASYSIFSEGSQPGVIQRVSSAAANLMLLPFNFLVSSSGEGSRSLLADCSLHVLLILTHYRKCAVENESITVKTNDTTTSNPLLKGSRYFSDNPFCKALEHATDVEFDRVDTEGNAHSGPVLRLPFASLFDALGMYLIDEAAGLLLYSLLQGNADFLEYVLVRTDLDTLLMPILEALYDAPKRTSNQIYMLLIILLILSQDSSFNASIHKLILPTVPWYKERLLHQTSLGSLMVITLIRTVQYNLSKLRDVYLHTTCLATLANMAPHVHRLSAYASQRLVSLFDMLSRKYNKLAEVRNNQLTSAKGNSIEDDTSTEMHIYTDFLRLVLEILNAILTYALPRNPEVVYAIMHRQEVFQPFRNHPRFNELLENIYTVLDFFNSRVDAQRIDGEWSVEKVLQVIIINCRSWRGEGMKMFTQLRFTYEQESNPEEFFIPYLWQLVLSRCGINFNPGAINLFPINQPAEKQSDYEVVSDNHVNGEVAKHAVFLDP; translated from the exons ATGGGAGCGGTGCCGTCGACGCCGCGCTGGGGGAGCAGCTCCGCCGCGCGTCCGCTGGAAACGGCGGAGTATCTGATCGGGACATTCGTCGGCGACGAGTCGTTTCCTGTTTCCTCCGATTACTGGCAGAAATTGCTTGACCTCCCTCTCAGTCTTCAATGGCCTCCCGACCGTGTTCAACAAGCTTGCGAGGCTCTTG CACAAAACAACTATAAAACCAGGCATCTCGCAAAGCTTCTTATCCATCTGGCATGGTGTTTACAAGAAGCTATTTCAACTTCTGGTGGCCCTTCTTTTGTTTACGGGAAGGCTGTTAATGCAGTGTACATCTCATCTGTCTTCTTAAAGTACTTAATTGAAAATCCAAAAAGCGACAAGTTGGAAGAGTTGTATTTATCTCTAGATGAAAGTGAGGCAATGCCAACTGATATTACAAGAG GTCTTAACATCGGGGATTTCATAATGTGTAGTGTGTTTACCTTTATTGGATCAATAGATGTAAG TCCTGATACATACCTCCTTCACTTGGAACTGCTTAACTTCATGCTGATTGCAATGTCAACTCAGCTTCTTTCTGGGCCATCCCCAACACCAGAAGATGTGAACCCATTTCTTGATGTAGCAATGTCTCAG GAAAGCTCTTTGGTTATCTTGGTTGTTCGTAGACTGCTACTCAACTACATCAATGGACCTTCGATACCCCTGAATAGTGCATCTTATTCTATATTTTCTGAAGGAAGCCAGCCTGGTGTTAtacaaagagttagttctGCAGCAG CAAATTTGATGCTGTTACCATTCAACTTTCTCGTCAGTTCGAGTGGTGAAGGCTCAAGAAGTCTTTTGGCTGACTGCAGTCTCCATGTGCTACTTATTCTCACTCATTATCGTAAATGTGCTGTGGAAAACGAGTCAATAACAGTTAAAACAAATGATACCACTACTTCAAATCCGCTTTTAAAAGGGAGTAGATATTTTTCTGACAACCCTTTCTGCAAGGCCTTGGAACATGCGACCGATGTTGAAT TTGATCGTGTAGATACTGAGGGCAATGCGCATAGTGGTCCAGTTTTGAGGTTACCTTTTGCTTCCCTGTTCGATGCCCTTGGAAT GTACTTAATTGACGAGGCTGCTGGACTTTTGCTTTACTCTTTATTGCAAGGAAATGCTGACTTTCTGGAGTATGTCTTGGTGCGAACTGATTTGGATACACTG TTGATGCCCATCCTGGAAGCTTTATATGATGCTCCAAAAAGGACATCTAATCAAATCTACATGTTGCTGATCATACTTCTCATACTTAGTCAGGATTCATCTTTTAATGCAAGCATTCACAAATTG ATACTTCCTACTGTTCCCTGGTACAAAGAACGTCTCCTCCACCAGACATCTCTCGGTTCATTAATGGTCATTACCCTGATAAGGACTGTGCAGTATAACCTATCTAAGTTACGG GATGTTTATCTCCATACAACTTGTCTAGCAACTTTGGCAAACATGGCACCTCATGTCCACCGCTTGAGTGCATATGCATCGCAGAGATTGGTCAGCTTATTTGATATGCTTTCTCGGAA GTATAACAAACTAGCAGAGGTGCGTAATAATCAGTTGACATCAGCCAAAGGCAATTCAATAGAAGACGATACT TCAACAGAGATGCACATATATACCGACTTCTTGAGACTTGTCCTTGAAATATTAAATGCAATTTTGACATATGCTCTGCCACGGAATCCCGAG GTTGTATATGCGATAATGCACCGGCAGGAAGTATTTCAGCCTTTCAGGAATCATCCACGGTTCAATGAACTGCTTGAAAACATCTATACG GTATTAGATTTTTTCAATAGTCGCGTGGATGCTCAGAGAATAGATGGAGAATGGTCAGTAGAGAAAGTACTTCAAGTCATAATCATTAATTGTAGATCATGGCGTGGTGAGGGGATGAAG ATGTTCACCCAGTTGCGATTCACATATGAACAGGAGAGTAATCCAGAGGAATTCTTTATTCCATACTTGTGGCAGCTAGTACTATCTCGCTG TGGAATCAATTTCAATCCTGGAGCCATAAATTTGTTTCCAATTAATCAACCTGCCGAG aAACAGAGTGATTATGAAGTGGTGTCCGACAATCATGTAAATGGAGAGGTGGCCAAGCATGCAGTCTTTCTTGATCCATAG